A genome region from Chryseobacterium sp. G0186 includes the following:
- a CDS encoding DUF2892 domain-containing protein, which translates to MNKYIKIAVAALLILLGLYMMIFTRNLGWGIVVFLLAAFPILLFFKNEYILLAFWQLRKQNMEKAAEWLMKITDYKSQLHKNQYGYFHYLLGLTQAQDHPTKVEPLMKKALEYGLNMKHDRAMATLNLAAVAISKGRKQEGQKLLEEAKRLDSAGMMTDQIKMMKDQLKMPTMQKHMHNPNMRQRGKF; encoded by the coding sequence ATGAATAAGTACATAAAAATTGCAGTAGCAGCACTTCTTATCCTTTTAGGACTTTACATGATGATTTTCACAAGAAATCTTGGTTGGGGAATTGTTGTTTTTCTTTTGGCTGCATTCCCGATCTTACTTTTCTTTAAAAATGAGTATATCCTTTTGGCATTCTGGCAATTGAGAAAACAAAATATGGAAAAAGCTGCCGAATGGTTAATGAAAATTACGGATTATAAATCACAGCTTCATAAAAATCAATACGGATATTTCCACTATTTATTGGGATTAACACAAGCTCAGGATCACCCAACAAAGGTAGAGCCTTTGATGAAAAAAGCTTTGGAATATGGTTTGAATATGAAGCATGACAGAGCGATGGCTACCTTAAATCTTGCTGCAGTAGCCATTTCCAAAGGAAGAAAGCAGGAAGGGCAAAAGCTGTTGGAAGAAGCAAAAAGATTAGACAGTGCAGGAATGATGACAGATCAGATCAAAATGATGAAGGATCAGTTGAAAATGCCAACAATGCAGAAGCATATGCACAATCCTAACATGAGACAGAGAGGGAAGTTCTAA
- a CDS encoding trimeric intracellular cation channel family protein codes for MHEQFNFAIEVLGTIAFSMSGSFAAMQKRLDPFGVLIIAFVTSVGGGTVRDLLLDIPVFWMHDLLMCALILVTSIFSMVFKSLEKNFKVTLFIFDSFGLGLFTIIGVQKGLNAGIHPLICIGLGTITGCFGGIIRDILLNRIPLIFRKEIYATACIVGGAAFLLMTKYTPLSYTFIQIFTILLIVAIRTLAVKYHWQMPKFYGYDQNAEM; via the coding sequence ATGCACGAACAGTTCAATTTCGCAATAGAAGTCCTTGGAACCATTGCTTTTTCAATGTCAGGAAGTTTTGCAGCCATGCAGAAACGTCTTGACCCGTTTGGGGTACTTATTATTGCCTTTGTAACTTCTGTGGGAGGAGGAACTGTAAGAGATCTTCTACTTGACATTCCCGTATTTTGGATGCACGATCTTCTGATGTGTGCCTTGATTCTGGTTACCAGCATTTTTTCAATGGTCTTTAAATCCCTTGAAAAGAATTTTAAAGTAACCTTGTTTATCTTTGACAGTTTTGGACTCGGGTTGTTTACCATTATTGGCGTGCAAAAAGGATTGAATGCCGGCATTCACCCTTTGATATGTATTGGACTGGGAACCATTACCGGTTGCTTCGGAGGAATTATCCGGGATATATTGCTTAACAGAATCCCGTTGATCTTCAGAAAAGAAATTTATGCTACAGCATGTATTGTAGGAGGAGCAGCATTTTTATTAATGACAAAATATACTCCCCTATCCTATACTTTTATACAGATTTTCACTATTTTACTTATCGTTGCCATCAGAACACTAGCTGTGAAATATCATTGGCAGATGCCTAAATTCTATGGCTATGATCAGAATGCTGAGATGTAA
- the coaD gene encoding pantetheine-phosphate adenylyltransferase gives MKIAVFPGSFDPITLGHYDIIERAAPLFDKLIIAIGQNSQKKYMFPLEKRMEFIQNSVAEFPNVEVDSFEGLTVDYCFEKNAQYIIRGLRNPADFEFEKAIAHTNRTLAHKKLETVFLLTSSGKSFISSSIVREIITHGGEYELMVPDSVRVEK, from the coding sequence ATGAAAATTGCTGTTTTCCCAGGGTCGTTTGACCCTATCACTTTAGGACACTATGATATTATAGAAAGAGCGGCTCCGCTTTTTGACAAATTAATTATTGCCATCGGACAGAATTCGCAGAAGAAGTACATGTTCCCGCTTGAAAAAAGAATGGAATTCATTCAAAATTCCGTGGCAGAATTTCCCAACGTAGAAGTAGATTCATTTGAAGGACTTACTGTGGATTATTGCTTTGAAAAGAATGCTCAATACATTATCAGAGGACTTAGAAACCCTGCTGATTTTGAATTTGAAAAAGCAATAGCCCACACCAACAGAACCCTTGCCCACAAGAAACTGGAAACCGTATTCCTGTTAACATCATCAGGAAAATCCTTTATCAGCAGCAGCATTGTAAGGGAAATCATCACCCATGGCGGTGAATATGAACTGATGGTTCCTGATTCCGTAAGAGTGGAAAAATAA
- a CDS encoding D-alanine--D-alanine ligase, producing MNKKSVAVVMGGYSDEYVVSLKSGQLIYDSLDRNLYDVYKVVVLKNEWYFLGENDKKYPINKGDFSVTPDNGETLKFDVCFNIIHGTPGENGILQAYWDAIGQQYTGCDFYQSALTFNKKDTLAVLSKYGIPSAKSIYLRKGEDIHVDQIVEELKLPVFVKPNQSGSSLGITKVKEKSELIAATEIAFKEDDEILIESFLDGMEVSVGVIDFKGETIVLGITEIVPTNEFFDYEAKYEGASEEITPARIDEETTKRVEEIAKRAYNSLGMSGFSRSEYILMDGIPYMLEMNTNPGFSPASILPQQARHYGISIMDLCGNEVEKALNKRK from the coding sequence ATGAACAAAAAAAGTGTTGCCGTAGTAATGGGGGGCTATTCTGATGAATATGTTGTATCCTTAAAAAGCGGGCAGTTAATCTATGATTCCTTAGACAGAAATCTGTATGACGTATATAAAGTAGTAGTCCTTAAAAATGAATGGTATTTCTTAGGAGAAAATGACAAGAAATATCCGATCAATAAAGGAGATTTTTCTGTCACCCCAGATAATGGCGAAACATTAAAATTTGATGTTTGCTTTAATATCATCCACGGTACACCGGGTGAAAATGGTATTCTACAAGCTTATTGGGATGCAATAGGACAGCAGTACACAGGTTGTGATTTTTACCAAAGTGCCCTTACTTTCAATAAAAAAGATACCCTTGCTGTATTATCAAAATATGGAATTCCTTCTGCAAAAAGTATTTATTTAAGAAAAGGAGAAGATATTCATGTTGATCAAATTGTAGAAGAGCTAAAGCTTCCGGTATTTGTAAAACCTAATCAATCCGGATCTTCATTGGGAATCACTAAAGTAAAGGAAAAATCTGAGCTTATTGCAGCTACAGAAATTGCCTTTAAGGAAGATGATGAAATTCTGATCGAAAGTTTCCTGGACGGGATGGAAGTATCTGTAGGAGTTATCGATTTTAAAGGAGAAACTATTGTTTTAGGGATTACTGAAATTGTTCCTACCAATGAGTTTTTCGATTATGAGGCTAAATATGAAGGAGCTTCCGAAGAAATTACTCCGGCAAGGATAGATGAAGAGACTACAAAGAGAGTGGAAGAAATTGCTAAAAGAGCCTACAACTCCCTTGGAATGAGCGGTTTTTCGCGAAGCGAATATATTTTAATGGACGGAATTCCTTACATGCTTGAAATGAATACCAATCCGGGATTCTCTCCTGCCAGTATTCTTCCTCAGCAAGCAAGACATTATGGAATTTCCATTATGGACCTTTGTGGAAACGAAGTTGAAAAAGCCTTGAATAAAAGAAAATAG
- a CDS encoding PASTA domain-containing protein, with the protein MLKSLFNWKVLVNLVVAIGVFVGLVWLTFRWLEYHTNHGQEIPVPNVVNKSVHDAVKILDDTGLEYEVDSANYDPKYRPFQVLQIYPAPGSRVKDGRTVRLKVNPRTWAQIAVPDVINKYSGLAFQRLDQVGLKIGDTIYEPSIQKDALLRILYKGNAVNPGARLPRFSVIDVVVGSGPMRNISIPNVVGLSVKEARAVITKSMFEVGLVEHEDGGKDESDIIYYQDPASGDVRDQGMQIDLWASKKTPAELRSKIEQLNAIYRMKVDTSLPPVRYEEVHNEPSYEAPVVPAPAPRRETPKPEVPKTETPKPQTTTPKPATGSGTEKPKTSTNNQSTGNAAKPAASASTGQQPAQKPKAKKVVVE; encoded by the coding sequence ATGCTTAAATCACTTTTCAATTGGAAAGTTTTAGTGAATTTAGTAGTAGCCATCGGTGTTTTCGTTGGGCTTGTATGGCTTACGTTTCGCTGGTTAGAATACCATACTAATCATGGTCAGGAAATACCTGTCCCCAATGTTGTCAATAAATCTGTACATGATGCTGTTAAAATATTAGATGATACAGGTTTGGAATATGAAGTAGACAGTGCTAATTATGATCCGAAATACAGACCATTCCAGGTTCTTCAGATTTATCCGGCACCGGGATCCCGTGTAAAGGATGGAAGAACGGTACGCCTTAAGGTGAACCCTAGAACGTGGGCTCAGATTGCTGTTCCGGATGTTATCAATAAATATTCAGGCTTGGCATTCCAGAGATTGGATCAGGTAGGTCTTAAGATTGGAGATACCATTTATGAACCTAGTATTCAGAAAGACGCTCTTTTAAGAATTCTATACAAAGGAAATGCTGTAAATCCGGGAGCTCGTTTACCTAGATTCTCTGTTATTGATGTCGTAGTAGGATCCGGGCCAATGAGAAATATTTCAATTCCGAATGTTGTAGGACTTTCTGTAAAAGAAGCAAGAGCTGTGATTACGAAGAGTATGTTTGAAGTAGGATTGGTAGAACATGAAGATGGCGGTAAGGATGAATCTGATATCATTTATTATCAGGATCCGGCTTCAGGAGATGTCCGTGACCAGGGAATGCAGATCGACCTTTGGGCCAGTAAAAAGACACCCGCAGAATTAAGGTCTAAAATAGAACAACTGAATGCTATCTATCGTATGAAAGTAGATACTTCATTGCCTCCGGTACGATATGAGGAAGTTCATAACGAGCCAAGTTATGAAGCTCCGGTGGTACCTGCTCCGGCTCCTAGAAGAGAAACTCCTAAGCCTGAGGTACCAAAAACAGAGACGCCTAAGCCTCAAACAACAACGCCAAAACCTGCTACAGGTTCAGGCACAGAGAAGCCTAAAACGTCTACTAACAACCAGTCTACAGGAAATGCAGCAAAACCTGCCGCTTCTGCAAGCACAGGCCAACAACCTGCCCAAAAGCCAAAAGCTAAAAAGGTAGTCGTAGAATAA
- a CDS encoding RluA family pseudouridine synthase yields MSEDNEDFLDEEFLDSNSIENIDIDEENTGLYEHLNITVDPKQTPLRIDKFLLIHRQNSSRNKISQTCRAGNVVVNGTAVKQNYRVKPGDQISVLLTRPPRENVIIPQDIPVNIVYEDDDLVVVDKEAGMVVHPGHGNWDGTLVNALAFHFEKNGEKSDLDRVGLVHRIDKDTSGLLVIAKNEYALSFLAKQFFNRTTKRLYWAFVWGNLQDEEGTIRGHVGRHPKNRMQMSVYEDGSHGKHAVTHYKVLERFKYMTWVECKLETGRTHQIRAHFKHIGHTLFNDERYEGHTPLRGINLPKYKQFIKNVFEILPRHALHAHTLGFIHPTTKKELYFESPMPKDMTDAVKKWRIYLEN; encoded by the coding sequence ATGTCAGAAGATAACGAAGATTTTTTAGATGAAGAATTCCTGGACTCCAACAGTATCGAAAATATAGATATAGATGAAGAAAATACAGGTTTGTATGAACATCTTAACATCACTGTTGATCCTAAACAGACTCCATTAAGAATTGATAAGTTTCTTTTAATACACAGGCAGAATTCTTCAAGGAACAAAATTTCACAAACCTGCAGGGCTGGAAATGTTGTAGTGAATGGGACTGCGGTAAAGCAAAATTACCGTGTGAAACCCGGGGATCAGATTTCCGTATTGCTTACCCGTCCTCCAAGGGAAAATGTTATTATTCCACAGGATATACCTGTTAATATTGTCTATGAAGATGATGATCTTGTAGTAGTGGATAAAGAAGCAGGAATGGTGGTGCATCCGGGACATGGGAACTGGGATGGTACATTGGTAAATGCCTTGGCGTTTCATTTTGAAAAGAACGGAGAGAAGTCTGATCTTGACAGAGTAGGGCTTGTTCACAGGATTGATAAGGATACATCCGGGCTGCTGGTGATTGCTAAGAATGAATATGCTTTAAGCTTTTTGGCAAAACAGTTTTTTAACAGAACGACCAAAAGACTTTACTGGGCTTTTGTATGGGGAAATCTTCAGGATGAAGAGGGAACTATCAGAGGACATGTGGGAAGGCATCCGAAAAACAGAATGCAGATGTCTGTGTATGAAGATGGAAGTCACGGTAAACATGCTGTTACGCACTATAAAGTCTTGGAAAGATTCAAATATATGACATGGGTTGAGTGTAAACTTGAGACAGGAAGAACCCATCAGATCAGGGCTCATTTCAAACATATAGGACATACATTGTTTAATGATGAAAGATATGAGGGACATACACCGCTAAGAGGAATAAACCTTCCCAAGTACAAGCAGTTTATTAAAAATGTTTTTGAAATTTTGCCAAGACATGCTTTGCATGCGCACACCCTTGGATTTATACACCCAACAACTAAAAAGGAATTATATTTTGAAAGCCCAATGCCTAAAGATATGACGGATGCCGTAAAAAAATGGAGAATTTATTTAGAAAACTAA
- a CDS encoding type IX secretion system membrane protein PorP/SprF, whose amino-acid sequence MRKLYAIVCLALLSNAYKAQESLPYYQQYLLDGDFLFNPAQYGKTDYVQLNAIYQKQFSKFSESPNVQSVGINANIFDRVGAGLTVFRDSNGAESSGGVTAGASYFIPLSSEGDRKDQFSFGTSVSLYNRNFDYSKINVEEQGDPLVRGEESNIFMAYANFGLAATYKNLFGGVSVNDIALGNDKPIVNGYEPSPIKFFLNLGYNWHIADNIMLTPAAMINLNTNSTRVMDYNLMATFSNDINAFSFGVSYRAAQNRFDSQQLEIAPIVKVRFNKFMIGATYNLGLSDIQKYGGNSFMIGLGYNFDNFINVRGYRY is encoded by the coding sequence ATGAGAAAACTATATGCTATCGTATGTTTAGCTCTTTTGTCAAATGCATACAAAGCACAAGAATCACTACCATATTATCAACAATATCTTTTGGATGGTGATTTCCTGTTCAACCCAGCTCAGTACGGTAAAACAGACTACGTACAGCTTAATGCCATTTATCAAAAGCAATTTTCAAAATTCAGTGAATCCCCAAATGTACAGTCAGTGGGAATCAATGCTAACATTTTCGATAGAGTAGGTGCCGGTCTTACAGTATTTAGAGACAGTAACGGAGCAGAATCTTCTGGTGGTGTTACGGCAGGTGCTTCATATTTTATTCCTCTAAGTAGTGAAGGAGACAGAAAAGATCAATTCTCCTTTGGTACAAGTGTAAGTCTCTATAATAGAAATTTTGATTATTCTAAAATTAATGTTGAAGAGCAAGGTGATCCATTAGTAAGAGGAGAAGAAAGTAATATCTTCATGGCTTACGCAAACTTTGGTTTGGCTGCTACCTATAAAAACCTTTTCGGGGGTGTTTCCGTAAATGATATCGCATTAGGTAATGATAAACCTATTGTAAACGGATACGAGCCTTCTCCAATTAAATTCTTCCTAAACTTAGGATATAACTGGCATATCGCTGATAATATTATGTTGACACCGGCTGCGATGATCAACCTGAATACCAACTCAACAAGAGTAATGGATTATAACCTAATGGCTACATTCTCAAATGATATCAATGCATTTTCTTTTGGGGTAAGCTATAGAGCTGCTCAAAATAGATTTGATAGCCAGCAGTTGGAAATTGCTCCAATTGTTAAAGTAAGATTCAACAAATTTATGATTGGAGCTACTTACAACCTTGGATTATCTGATATTCAGAAATACGGAGGAAACAGCTTCATGATCGGACTGGGGTATAACTTCGATAACTTTATTAATGTTCGAGGATATAGATATTAA
- the hemW gene encoding radical SAM family heme chaperone HemW: protein MIYIHIPFCKQKCSYCNFHFSTSLNFKDEMLRAMKTEILLRKDELQNKNLKSLYFGGGTPSILSVDEINSLIDEVLRHFSFDRDIEVTLEANPDDLDKNFLKQLAGTSVNRLSIGTQSFFEEDLKLMNRAHTASEAEGSIKRAQDFGFENLSIDLIYGSPTSNLEIWKENLHKTIALEVPHISSYALTVEPKTALENWISKGKVKSPREEEQNKEFYYLSDFLKDHGFEHYEVSNFAKPGFYSRHNSAYWKYQEYLGIGPSAHSYNGFDVRSWNVANNQQYIKKLNEKLLPKEEEILSLEDQFNEMIMIGLRTIWGVDLKSLQDKFNDRFLEHFQNEIKQKMQDGILIIEDNHLKIPEKHWFMADGIASDLFLV, encoded by the coding sequence ATGATATATATTCACATTCCATTCTGTAAACAAAAATGCAGTTATTGCAATTTCCATTTTTCAACGTCCCTGAATTTTAAGGACGAAATGCTTCGTGCCATGAAAACCGAAATACTGCTTAGAAAAGATGAATTGCAGAATAAGAATTTGAAATCCCTGTATTTTGGAGGCGGAACTCCGTCTATCCTTTCAGTGGATGAAATCAATTCTTTAATTGATGAGGTGTTGCGCCACTTCAGTTTTGACAGAGATATTGAGGTTACATTAGAAGCCAATCCGGATGATCTGGATAAGAACTTTTTGAAACAGTTGGCTGGGACTTCTGTCAATCGTTTATCGATCGGAACTCAAAGTTTCTTTGAGGAAGATCTTAAACTGATGAATCGCGCCCACACCGCTTCAGAAGCAGAAGGTTCTATTAAACGTGCACAGGATTTTGGATTTGAAAACCTGAGTATCGATTTAATTTATGGTTCCCCTACTTCCAATCTGGAAATCTGGAAAGAAAATCTCCATAAAACCATTGCTCTGGAGGTACCTCATATTTCGTCTTATGCCTTAACTGTGGAACCTAAGACAGCTTTAGAAAACTGGATTTCAAAAGGGAAAGTAAAAAGCCCAAGGGAGGAAGAACAAAACAAAGAATTCTATTATCTTTCAGACTTTTTAAAGGATCACGGTTTTGAGCATTATGAAGTGTCAAACTTTGCCAAACCCGGCTTTTATTCCAGACATAATTCTGCGTACTGGAAGTATCAGGAATACCTGGGAATAGGGCCGTCTGCACATTCGTATAACGGATTTGATGTGAGAAGCTGGAATGTGGCGAATAATCAGCAATATATTAAGAAGCTTAATGAAAAACTTTTGCCTAAGGAAGAGGAAATTCTTTCTCTAGAAGATCAGTTTAATGAAATGATCATGATTGGTTTACGAACAATTTGGGGAGTTGATCTGAAGAGTTTACAGGATAAATTCAACGACAGGTTTCTTGAACACTTTCAAAATGAAATTAAACAGAAGATGCAGGATGGTATTTTAATCATTGAGGATAATCACTTAAAAATACCTGAAAAGCATTGGTTTATGGCAGATGGAATCGCCTCAGATTTATTTTTAGTATAA